One region of Amblyraja radiata isolate CabotCenter1 unplaced genomic scaffold, sAmbRad1.1.pri scaffold_606_ctg1, whole genome shotgun sequence genomic DNA includes:
- the LOC116970179 gene encoding zinc finger protein 239-like: MHSSERPFTCPDCSKGFKSSPELKMHRLVHTGERPYTCSDCGKSFTRSGNLQVHRRIHTGECPYTCAQCGKGFIHSSTQLVHQRTHTGEHSYTCSHCGKGFIYTAA; this comes from the coding sequence atgcacagcagtgagcggcccttcacctgccccgactgcagcaaaggcttcaagtcgtcgccaGAGCTGAAGATGCACAGGCTCGtgcacaccggtgagcgcccctacacctgcagcgactgcggcaagagcttcacccgctccggCAACCTGCAGGTTCACCGGCGCATCCACACCGGTGaatgcccctacacctgcgcccagtgcggcaagggcttcatccactCCAGCACccagctggtgcaccagcgcacccacaccggtgagcacTCCTACACCTGTAgccactgcggcaagggcttcatttaCACAGCAGCCtga